One Dietzia sp. JS16-p6b genomic window carries:
- a CDS encoding VWA domain-containing protein — protein sequence MTIGPGPRVSPPEVLDIVSVVFGRRLRERGVAVSPAEVVEVRTVLALLGASRPEVLRPALRAVTVKYRRENRVFDAVFDRLFLGLHVARTEGAAGARGDDPQVGALPDELELDSEGSSPFTPSDLDPAEIGDLVEGDDTARRDEDIHYDDSDFSTATGEEEFAVEQGAEQWRSTVTYEIEVDRASSDRVGEMGSSAVSVSGDESLDWGDALDVLRTLDGYDARQVYAGSGEDGGPPPSEQVGMFVDAVVEFLRSLTDDVTDGGTGGSGDDEDRGGVEGTDDGDLERASHEVMRRIRGAPRRRSRPFARGVLDSRSTLRRAWATDGEAFTIMNRTRVPGPLKLLILVDVSLSVRPVTGFVLRLAQSLHQKVNRCSVVAFVDRPVDVTDHLLSSSGAGALATVLAAPGLDLEASSDYGRVFAELLDRHGDLVDARTSVLVVGDGRSNGLDPREDLVGRISRRAHRMAWITPEARRYWNRPSCGLSGYARYLDGVVTARDPAELSERAGLLGSSLA from the coding sequence ATGACGATCGGCCCGGGGCCCCGCGTCTCGCCCCCGGAGGTCCTCGACATCGTCTCCGTGGTGTTCGGGCGTCGCCTCAGGGAACGCGGGGTGGCCGTGTCCCCGGCCGAGGTGGTGGAGGTGCGGACGGTCCTCGCGCTGCTGGGGGCCTCGCGGCCCGAGGTGCTGCGGCCGGCGCTCCGGGCGGTGACCGTCAAGTACCGGCGGGAGAACCGGGTCTTCGACGCGGTGTTCGACCGCCTCTTCCTCGGTCTGCACGTGGCCCGGACCGAGGGCGCCGCCGGTGCCCGTGGCGATGATCCGCAGGTGGGGGCGCTGCCCGACGAGCTGGAACTGGACTCGGAGGGGTCGTCACCGTTCACCCCATCGGACCTGGACCCGGCAGAGATCGGTGACCTGGTCGAGGGCGACGACACCGCCCGGCGTGATGAGGACATCCACTACGACGACTCCGACTTCTCGACCGCGACGGGCGAGGAGGAGTTCGCGGTCGAGCAGGGCGCCGAGCAGTGGCGGTCGACGGTCACCTACGAGATCGAGGTGGACCGCGCGTCGTCGGACCGGGTCGGGGAGATGGGCTCCTCCGCGGTCTCGGTGTCCGGCGACGAGTCGTTGGACTGGGGGGACGCGCTCGACGTCCTGCGGACCCTCGACGGTTACGACGCCCGCCAGGTGTACGCGGGTTCCGGTGAGGACGGCGGGCCCCCGCCGAGCGAGCAGGTGGGGATGTTCGTCGACGCGGTCGTGGAGTTCCTCAGGAGCCTGACGGACGACGTCACCGACGGGGGAACCGGTGGGAGTGGCGACGACGAGGATCGCGGGGGCGTGGAGGGAACCGACGACGGTGACCTCGAGCGCGCGTCACACGAGGTGATGCGCCGGATCCGGGGAGCGCCCCGCCGGCGTTCGCGACCGTTCGCGCGTGGGGTGCTGGACTCGCGCTCCACCCTGCGCCGGGCCTGGGCCACGGACGGCGAGGCGTTCACCATCATGAACCGCACCCGCGTGCCCGGACCGCTCAAGCTTCTGATCCTCGTCGACGTCTCGCTCTCGGTCCGTCCCGTCACCGGATTCGTGCTGCGACTGGCCCAGAGCCTGCATCAGAAGGTCAACCGGTGCTCCGTCGTCGCCTTCGTCGACCGGCCGGTCGACGTCACCGACCACCTGCTGTCCTCGTCGGGCGCGGGGGCACTGGCGACCGTGCTTGCCGCGCCCGGTCTGGATCTGGAGGCGAGCAGCGACTACGGGCGGGTGTTCGCCGAACTCCTCGACCGACACGGGGATCTGGTCGACGCCCGGACCTCGGTCCTGGTCGTGGGTGACGGGCGGAGCAACGGGCTCGATCCGCGGGAGGACCTGGTGGGGCGGATCAGCAGGCGGGCCCACCGGATGGCGTGGATAACCCCGGAGGCCCGGAGGTACTGGAACCGGCCGAGCTGTGGGCTGAGCGGCTACGCCCGGTACCTGGACGGGGTGGTGACCGCGCGCGATCCCGCGGAACTGTCCGAACGGGCAGGTCTGTTGGGAAGCTCGCTCGCCTGA
- a CDS encoding GAF domain-containing protein has protein sequence MFGGTGSTASLLVAESWERSRHRGIDPTVAAPSVELEGPDLSRHVAQHRMASVLPVVESVLVPGVVSSGHIVAVADERGRLLRVIGDRGVRSRAESMAFVPGAVWTDEAVGANAPGLALRHDTEVRVRGSEHYLEMAHEWSCAAAPVHDPGSGELIGLIDVTGPSSAASDQMLALIRATVMLAEGELRTAAGLVVPRPARADRADGGRLRLRVLGLGAGVLDGDVPGVGGRALTGRHAEICVLLDAHPEGLTGGALAELLADDRLDEVSVRAEVSRLRRVLGPDVVGSRPYRLAPGALTTDVRDVTDALGCGDVMRAVSAYPGPLLPSSDAPGVADLRLEIHSMVRAAVLSADRLPVLRAWVAGAGREDLAAWRGLARSRYADASTVAAAEARCRVLDQRFGA, from the coding sequence ATGTTCGGGGGCACGGGATCCACGGCGAGCCTGCTGGTGGCCGAGTCGTGGGAGCGCAGCAGGCATCGGGGCATCGACCCCACGGTGGCCGCGCCGTCGGTCGAGCTGGAGGGTCCGGACCTCTCCCGCCACGTGGCGCAACACCGGATGGCGTCGGTGCTGCCGGTGGTCGAGTCCGTCCTCGTCCCGGGCGTCGTGTCGAGCGGACACATCGTCGCCGTCGCGGACGAGCGCGGGCGGCTGCTGCGGGTGATCGGGGATCGGGGGGTCAGGTCACGAGCCGAGTCGATGGCGTTCGTCCCCGGGGCCGTCTGGACGGACGAGGCGGTCGGGGCCAACGCACCGGGCCTCGCGCTCAGGCACGACACCGAGGTCCGGGTCCGCGGATCCGAGCACTACCTCGAGATGGCCCACGAGTGGAGCTGCGCGGCGGCCCCCGTGCACGACCCCGGTTCGGGTGAGCTGATAGGGCTCATCGACGTGACCGGTCCGAGCAGCGCCGCCTCGGACCAGATGCTCGCGCTGATCCGGGCGACGGTCATGCTCGCCGAGGGGGAGTTGCGCACCGCCGCCGGTCTCGTCGTGCCCCGCCCGGCCCGTGCTGACCGGGCCGACGGCGGGCGGCTGCGGCTGCGGGTCCTCGGTCTGGGTGCGGGCGTTCTCGACGGGGACGTCCCCGGGGTCGGCGGTCGCGCCCTGACCGGCAGGCACGCGGAGATCTGCGTGCTGCTCGACGCCCATCCCGAGGGCTTGACCGGTGGCGCGCTCGCGGAGCTGCTCGCCGACGACCGCCTGGACGAGGTCAGCGTCCGCGCCGAGGTCTCCCGGCTGCGACGGGTGCTCGGGCCGGATGTGGTGGGGTCGAGGCCGTATCGTCTGGCCCCCGGCGCGCTCACCACCGACGTCCGTGACGTCACGGACGCGCTCGGGTGCGGGGACGTCATGAGGGCGGTCTCGGCGTACCCGGGACCACTCCTGCCGTCATCGGATGCCCCCGGGGTGGCCGATCTGCGACTCGAGATCCATTCGATGGTGCGGGCCGCGGTCCTGTCCGCGGATCGGCTCCCCGTCCTCCGCGCCTGGGTCGCCGGCGCCGGTCGCGAGGACCTCGCCGCGTGGCGGGGCCTGGCGAGGTCGCGCTACGCGGACGCCTCCACGGTCGCGGCGGCGGAAGCGCGGTGCCGCGTCCTCGACCAGCGCTTCGGGGCCTGA
- a CDS encoding long-chain fatty acid--CoA ligase, protein MTTEFATPPATKSFPVENLGRLVFKNAEEAPNDVAVLRLVGTDWTEVTCAQYLQEVKGVAKGLIARGVQPGDRLAIMSHTRYEWSLIAWAAWAVGAVTVPIYETSSSGQCDWILTDSGATFAVVEDLELREVLTSGTEWSGDIMVIENDLVAQLTAAGADISDEQVEQASLAMGHEDRCAIIYTSGTTGNPKGCEILHGGFGGVVVAVEQQLQDAFVPNSRTLIFLPLAHVLARILEVACFYKRVAVAHEPDTTKVVERLSEVHPTFLVSVPRVLEKVYNSAAGKAEAAGGAKAKIFKAAVQTAIDYSTAIEGGGKPSAGLALKQKLFSKLVYSKLHEALGGECNRIISGGGPLGARLGHFYRGAGFDLLEGYGLTESSGVLTVNPIGQAKIGTVGRPIPGVTIRIAEDGEILAKAKTLFKGYWQNPKANEEAWTGEWYHTGDIGQLDSDGYLSITGRKKDLIVTAGGKNVSPSQMEDLLSADPLISQAVVVGDNRNYIAALVTIDQETFPAWRDKHGKTGEVEDLLQDGDLVGAIQDAVDQANKSVSRAESIRKFKILAAEFSVESGELTPTLKLKRNVVHDRFGSEIEALYSGN, encoded by the coding sequence ATGACGACCGAGTTCGCCACCCCTCCCGCCACCAAGTCCTTCCCCGTCGAGAACCTCGGCCGGCTCGTGTTCAAGAACGCGGAGGAGGCGCCGAACGACGTCGCGGTACTGCGACTCGTCGGAACCGACTGGACAGAGGTCACCTGCGCCCAGTACCTCCAGGAGGTCAAGGGGGTCGCCAAAGGCCTGATCGCCCGGGGCGTCCAGCCCGGCGACCGCCTGGCCATCATGAGCCACACCCGCTACGAGTGGTCGCTCATCGCCTGGGCCGCGTGGGCGGTCGGCGCCGTCACCGTCCCGATCTACGAGACCTCCTCCTCGGGCCAGTGCGACTGGATCCTCACCGACTCCGGCGCCACCTTCGCCGTGGTCGAGGATCTCGAACTCCGCGAGGTGCTGACGTCCGGCACCGAGTGGAGCGGCGACATCATGGTCATCGAGAACGACCTGGTCGCCCAGCTCACCGCCGCCGGCGCCGACATCTCCGACGAGCAGGTCGAGCAGGCCTCGCTGGCGATGGGCCACGAGGACAGGTGCGCCATCATCTACACCTCGGGCACGACGGGCAACCCCAAGGGTTGCGAGATCCTGCACGGCGGGTTCGGTGGCGTCGTGGTGGCCGTCGAGCAGCAGCTCCAGGACGCGTTCGTCCCCAACAGCCGCACCCTGATCTTCCTGCCGCTGGCCCACGTCCTGGCCCGAATCCTCGAGGTGGCGTGCTTCTACAAGCGCGTCGCCGTGGCCCACGAGCCCGACACCACCAAGGTCGTCGAGCGGCTGTCGGAGGTCCACCCGACCTTCCTCGTGTCGGTCCCGCGCGTGCTCGAGAAGGTCTACAACTCCGCGGCGGGCAAGGCGGAGGCCGCCGGCGGCGCCAAGGCCAAGATCTTCAAGGCCGCGGTGCAGACCGCGATCGACTACTCCACGGCCATCGAGGGCGGCGGGAAGCCGTCCGCGGGCCTGGCGCTCAAGCAGAAGCTGTTCTCCAAGCTCGTCTACTCGAAGCTGCACGAGGCCCTGGGCGGCGAGTGCAACCGCATCATCTCCGGTGGCGGCCCCCTGGGCGCCCGTCTGGGCCACTTCTACCGCGGCGCCGGCTTCGACCTCCTCGAGGGCTACGGCCTCACCGAGTCCTCGGGCGTGCTGACCGTCAACCCGATCGGCCAGGCGAAGATCGGCACGGTGGGTCGGCCGATCCCGGGCGTGACCATCCGGATCGCCGAGGACGGCGAGATCCTGGCCAAGGCCAAGACCCTGTTCAAGGGCTACTGGCAGAACCCGAAGGCCAACGAGGAGGCCTGGACCGGCGAGTGGTACCACACGGGCGACATCGGGCAGCTCGACTCGGACGGTTACCTGTCGATCACCGGCCGCAAGAAGGACCTCATCGTCACCGCCGGTGGCAAGAACGTCTCACCCTCCCAGATGGAGGACCTGCTCTCGGCCGACCCGCTGATCAGCCAGGCCGTGGTGGTGGGTGACAACCGCAACTACATCGCGGCACTGGTCACCATCGACCAGGAGACCTTCCCGGCGTGGCGGGACAAGCACGGCAAGACCGGCGAGGTGGAGGACCTGCTCCAGGACGGTGACCTGGTCGGCGCGATCCAGGACGCCGTGGACCAGGCCAACAAGTCCGTCTCCCGTGCCGAGTCGATCCGCAAGTTCAAGATCCTCGCGGCGGAGTTCTCGGTGGAGAGCGGCGAGCTCACCCCGACGCTCAAGCTCAAGCGCAACGTGGTGCACGACCGCTTCGGCAGCGAGATCGAGGCCCTGTACTCCGGCAACTGA
- the cysK gene encoding cysteine synthase A has product MAKIYSDITETIGHTPLVRLNSLTDGLGATVLAKLESANPAASVKDRIGAAIIDDAVASGALKPGGTIVEGTSGNTGIALSMVASARGFKAVLVMPDTMSVERRAVMRAYGAELILTPGSEGMKGAVAKAEEIANTRENAVLARQFANPANPDVHRRTSGPEVWEDTDGEVDIFVAGIGTGGTITGAGGYLREQKPDIQIVAVEPKDSPLLTEGKAGPHKIQGLGANFVPEILNREIYDEVIDVTLDDSLRIAKRLGSEEGILAGISSGANVWAALELAKRPENAGKTIVVIVCDYGERYVSTMLFEDYRD; this is encoded by the coding sequence ATGGCGAAGATCTACTCCGACATCACCGAGACCATCGGCCACACGCCCCTGGTCCGCCTCAACTCCCTGACCGACGGCCTGGGCGCCACCGTATTGGCCAAGCTCGAATCCGCCAACCCGGCCGCCAGCGTCAAGGACCGCATCGGCGCCGCGATCATCGACGACGCGGTCGCCTCCGGCGCCCTCAAGCCCGGCGGCACCATCGTCGAGGGCACCTCCGGTAACACCGGTATCGCATTGTCCATGGTCGCGTCCGCACGCGGGTTCAAGGCCGTCCTGGTCATGCCCGACACCATGTCGGTCGAGCGCCGCGCCGTCATGCGCGCCTACGGGGCCGAGCTCATCCTCACCCCGGGCTCCGAGGGCATGAAGGGCGCGGTGGCCAAGGCCGAGGAGATCGCCAACACCCGCGAGAACGCCGTACTCGCCCGACAGTTCGCCAACCCGGCCAACCCGGACGTGCACCGTCGGACCAGCGGCCCCGAGGTCTGGGAGGACACCGACGGAGAGGTCGACATCTTCGTGGCCGGCATCGGGACCGGCGGCACCATCACCGGCGCCGGCGGCTACCTCCGCGAGCAGAAGCCGGACATCCAGATCGTGGCCGTCGAGCCCAAGGACTCCCCGCTTCTCACCGAGGGCAAGGCCGGGCCGCACAAGATCCAGGGCCTCGGCGCCAACTTCGTCCCCGAGATCCTCAACCGCGAGATCTACGACGAGGTCATCGACGTCACCCTCGACGACTCGCTGCGGATCGCCAAGCGCCTGGGCAGCGAGGAGGGCATCCTCGCCGGCATCTCCTCCGGCGCCAACGTGTGGGCCGCGCTCGAACTGGCCAAGCGCCCGGAGAACGCCGGCAAGACCATCGTGGTGATCGTGTGCGACTACGGCGAGCGCTACGTGTCCACCATGCTGTTCGAGGACTACCGCGACTGA
- the mdo gene encoding NDMA-dependent methanol dehydrogenase (This methanol dehydrogenase is considered a nicotinoprotein, since its NADP cofactor remains is not dissociable, but instead remains permanently bound. A member of this family has been shown to act as a formaldehyde dismutase, able to convert two molecules of formaldehyde (plus one water molecule) into one of methanol and one of formate, with no net change in its redox state. More recently, it was shown in Mycobacterium smegmatis that this enzyme is critical to ethanol utilization, for which the biosynthesis of the cofactor-like electron carrier mycofactocin is also required.): protein MAIELNQIWDMPIKEFHPLPKALLGVGAHDILGVEAKKLGMTRVLIMTTGLRGSGIIEELKGKIEYQGLDVVVFDKVESNPKDYNVMDAAALYNSEKCDGIISVGGGSSHDAAKGARVVIAHDGRDINEFQGFSKSTNFENPPHIAVSTTAGTGAETSWAYVITDTSDMDHPHKWVAFDDASLVSLAMDDPLLYYSCPQHFTAYCGFDVLAHCSEPYVSRLDFAPSLGNALYATKLVADNLTTAVYDPRNLDARTGMMNAQYIATQAFNSGGLGMIHSMSHAISAYYDTHHGLNNAIALPRVWEYNLPARYQRYAELAPQMGVDTRNMTTVQAADAAVEAAIRLSKDVGIPDNFSQITPGLYEKNQMDTGKYKGKGDRIDTSAENVRRIAEHMMGDACTPGNPRESTVESLIPMVEHAMTGSY from the coding sequence ATGGCGATCGAACTGAATCAGATCTGGGACATGCCGATCAAGGAGTTCCACCCGCTCCCCAAGGCGCTGTTGGGGGTGGGGGCGCACGACATCCTCGGCGTGGAGGCCAAGAAGTTGGGGATGACCCGCGTCCTCATCATGACCACCGGGTTGCGCGGATCGGGGATCATCGAGGAGCTCAAGGGCAAGATCGAGTACCAGGGTCTCGACGTCGTGGTCTTCGACAAGGTCGAGTCCAACCCCAAGGACTACAACGTCATGGACGCCGCGGCGCTCTACAACTCCGAGAAGTGCGACGGCATCATCTCGGTGGGCGGAGGCTCCAGCCACGACGCCGCCAAGGGCGCACGCGTGGTGATCGCCCACGACGGCCGCGACATCAACGAGTTCCAGGGCTTCTCCAAGTCCACCAACTTCGAGAACCCTCCGCACATCGCCGTGTCCACCACAGCGGGAACCGGTGCGGAGACCTCGTGGGCGTACGTCATCACCGACACCTCGGACATGGACCACCCGCACAAGTGGGTCGCGTTCGACGACGCCAGCCTGGTCTCGCTGGCGATGGACGACCCGCTCCTCTACTACTCCTGCCCCCAGCACTTCACCGCGTACTGCGGGTTCGACGTCCTCGCGCACTGTTCGGAGCCGTACGTGTCGCGGCTCGACTTCGCCCCCTCGCTGGGCAACGCGTTGTACGCGACCAAGCTCGTGGCGGACAACCTCACCACGGCCGTGTACGACCCGCGCAACCTCGACGCGCGCACCGGGATGATGAACGCGCAGTACATCGCCACCCAGGCGTTCAACTCGGGCGGACTCGGGATGATCCACTCGATGTCCCACGCGATCAGCGCGTACTACGACACCCACCACGGCCTGAACAACGCGATCGCGCTGCCCCGGGTGTGGGAGTACAACCTGCCGGCCCGTTATCAGCGGTACGCCGAACTCGCCCCGCAGATGGGCGTGGACACCCGGAACATGACGACCGTCCAGGCGGCCGACGCCGCGGTGGAGGCCGCCATCCGGTTGTCCAAGGACGTCGGCATCCCGGACAACTTCAGCCAGATCACGCCGGGGCTGTACGAGAAGAACCAGATGGACACGGGCAAGTACAAGGGCAAGGGCGACAGGATCGACACCTCCGCGGAGAACGTCCGCAGGATCGCCGAGCACATGATGGGTGACGCGTGCACCCCGGGCAACCCGCGCGAGTCCACGGTCGAGTCCCTGATCCCCATGGTCGAGCACGCCATGACCGGCTCCTACTGA
- the fdhD gene encoding formate dehydrogenase accessory sulfurtransferase FdhD encodes MGRRTSRHPAQRIIAGSDARGEVATLAVEEPLEIRLGGRPYLVTMRTPGDDMDLAAGYLVSEGAIWHRDHLPEICYCTTVSGRTEQDYNTLTVTLSPDVPEPRSVRATAMTSSCGVCGVDSIAEVRTATHFPAEPATPLVGAAVLLSLPDRLREKQIVFGRTGGVHAAALFSPEGALLCLREDVGRHNAVDKVVGWALREGRLPLRETILQVSGRASFELVQKTSMAGIPVISAVSAPSSLAVDLAGETGVTLVGFSRGDRATVYTHPERIGD; translated from the coding sequence ATGGGACGACGGACGAGTCGTCACCCCGCGCAGAGGATCATCGCCGGGAGTGACGCCAGAGGAGAGGTGGCGACCCTCGCGGTGGAGGAGCCGCTGGAGATCCGTCTCGGCGGACGACCCTATCTCGTCACGATGCGCACCCCGGGCGACGACATGGACCTGGCCGCCGGTTACCTGGTGTCAGAGGGAGCGATCTGGCACCGCGACCACCTCCCGGAGATCTGCTACTGCACCACGGTGAGCGGCCGCACCGAGCAGGACTACAACACCCTCACCGTGACCCTGTCCCCCGATGTCCCGGAGCCCCGGTCCGTCCGCGCGACCGCCATGACCAGCTCCTGCGGGGTGTGCGGCGTCGACTCGATCGCGGAGGTGCGCACGGCGACCCATTTCCCCGCCGAACCGGCCACCCCCCTGGTCGGGGCTGCGGTCCTGCTCTCCCTGCCCGACCGGCTCCGCGAGAAGCAGATCGTCTTCGGCCGGACCGGCGGGGTCCACGCGGCGGCACTGTTCTCCCCCGAGGGCGCCCTGCTCTGCCTGCGCGAGGACGTAGGACGGCACAACGCGGTCGACAAGGTGGTGGGCTGGGCACTGCGCGAGGGCCGGCTCCCGCTACGAGAGACGATCCTGCAGGTCTCGGGGCGGGCCTCGTTCGAATTGGTGCAGAAGACCTCGATGGCGGGCATACCGGTGATCTCCGCGGTCAGCGCCCCCTCGTCGTTGGCCGTGGACCTCGCCGGCGAGACCGGGGTGACGCTGGTCGGGTTCAGTCGTGGCGACCGCGCCACCGTCTACACCCATCCGGAGCGCATCGGCGACTGA
- the epsC gene encoding serine O-acetyltransferase EpsC, whose translation MTDPTPSTADAPAARILRTLREDLAAARAHDPAARGDVENAIVYSGLHAIWSHRLSHRLWVAGGAGRFAARVLSQFTRFLTGIEIHPGATIGRRFFIDHGMGVVIGETAEIGDDCMLYHGVTLGGVSLKQVKRHPTLGDRVTVGAGAKILGPVEIGSDSSVGANAVVVKDAPANSIIVGVPGVATPAKESKEELRDAQFYIDPAIYI comes from the coding sequence ATGACCGACCCGACTCCGTCGACCGCGGACGCGCCCGCGGCGAGGATCCTGCGCACCCTGCGCGAGGACCTCGCCGCGGCGCGTGCCCACGACCCGGCGGCCCGGGGAGATGTCGAGAACGCGATCGTCTACTCCGGGCTGCACGCGATCTGGTCCCACCGCCTCTCCCATCGCCTGTGGGTGGCCGGCGGGGCCGGCCGGTTCGCGGCCCGCGTCCTGAGCCAGTTCACCCGGTTCCTCACCGGGATCGAGATCCATCCCGGTGCCACCATCGGTCGACGGTTCTTCATCGACCACGGGATGGGTGTGGTCATCGGGGAGACCGCGGAGATCGGTGACGACTGCATGCTGTACCACGGGGTCACCCTGGGCGGTGTCTCGCTCAAGCAGGTCAAGCGCCACCCCACCCTGGGCGACCGCGTGACCGTGGGGGCCGGGGCCAAGATCCTGGGCCCCGTCGAGATCGGCTCGGACTCCTCGGTCGGCGCCAACGCCGTCGTGGTCAAGGACGCCCCGGCGAACTCGATCATCGTGGGCGTACCGGGCGTCGCCACGCCGGCCAAGGAGTCGAAGGAGGAGTTGCGCGACGCGCAGTTCTACATCGATCCGGCCATCTACATCTGA
- a CDS encoding MoxR family ATPase: MDVIPDRPDEAGTADAAIDVDLLREALRATGYIVDRELATVVHLATVLDRPLLLEGPAGVGKTELAKSLATAFGRRLVRLQCYEGLDDARALYEWDYAKQLLHVQMLRDRITAELQAHEDLGAASAALAEMEVGIHGEDFLVTRPLLEAITSEDPVVLLIDEIDRTEESLEAMLLEVLAEKQVTIPELGTFRARTTPWVVLTSNDTRELSSALKRRCLHFHVDFPDAARETEIVRSRAPEVSEPVAADVVDKARRLREMPLRKAPSISEVVDAARAASVWEPDSPELGWVLAAALLKYRSDDDAAREVLTGVHDGMLAGVHGEPPGGGTAATQQAARGPGGMRAAADATGASTSTAFGAGRARSAAGRGSGRR; this comes from the coding sequence ATGGATGTCATCCCAGACCGCCCCGACGAGGCGGGAACCGCTGACGCGGCGATCGACGTCGACCTCCTCCGGGAGGCGCTGCGGGCGACGGGGTACATCGTCGACCGGGAGTTGGCGACCGTCGTGCACCTGGCGACGGTCCTCGACAGGCCGCTGCTGCTGGAGGGCCCGGCCGGTGTGGGGAAGACCGAACTGGCCAAGTCGCTCGCGACCGCGTTCGGGCGTCGGTTGGTCCGGCTGCAGTGTTACGAGGGCCTGGACGACGCCCGGGCGCTGTACGAGTGGGACTACGCCAAGCAGCTGCTGCACGTCCAGATGCTCCGGGACCGGATCACGGCCGAACTGCAGGCTCACGAGGACCTCGGCGCCGCCTCGGCAGCGCTGGCGGAGATGGAGGTGGGGATCCACGGCGAGGACTTCCTGGTGACCAGGCCGCTGCTCGAGGCCATCACCTCCGAGGACCCGGTCGTCCTGCTCATCGACGAGATCGACCGCACCGAGGAGTCGCTCGAGGCGATGCTGTTGGAGGTGCTCGCGGAGAAGCAGGTGACGATCCCCGAGCTCGGGACCTTTCGCGCGCGAACGACTCCCTGGGTGGTGCTCACCTCCAATGACACGCGGGAGCTGTCCAGCGCCCTCAAGCGCCGGTGCCTGCACTTCCACGTGGACTTCCCGGACGCCGCGAGGGAGACGGAGATCGTCCGGTCCCGGGCGCCCGAGGTGTCGGAACCGGTCGCGGCCGACGTGGTGGACAAGGCGCGCCGACTGCGTGAGATGCCCCTGCGCAAGGCCCCGTCGATCTCCGAGGTGGTGGACGCGGCGCGGGCCGCGTCCGTGTGGGAACCGGACAGCCCGGAGCTCGGCTGGGTGCTGGCCGCCGCCCTCCTGAAGTACCGGTCCGACGACGACGCCGCGCGTGAGGTCCTCACGGGGGTCCACGACGGGATGCTCGCCGGGGTGCACGGCGAGCCGCCCGGTGGTGGCACCGCGGCGACGCAGCAGGCGGCGCGCGGTCCCGGGGGCATGCGGGCGGCCGCCGATGCGACCGGGGCGTCGACCTCCACCGCGTTCGGTGCGGGACGGGCCCGCAGCGCCGCCGGCCGTGGGAGCGGACGACGATGA
- a CDS encoding zinc-dependent alcohol dehydrogenase family protein yields MRAWVVREPGPLAESPLDFVDTPVPEPGPGEVLLRVLTCGVCRTDLHVATGDLPVRRPRVVPGHEIVGEVVGSGPGCVRFLTGDRVGVPWLRGTCGSCGACRSGRENLCARSRYTGWDADGGYAEFTTVPEAFAYALPDGIDDLSAAPLLCAGIIGYRALKRAALPPGGRLGVYGFGGSAHLTAQLALAQGAEVHVLTRGEGARRLALELGAASAGDARERPPVPLDAAILFAPAGEIVPEALAALAPGATLAVAGIHLSDIPRLDYQRHLFHERTVTSVESNTRSDGEEFLALAERLALRPTTHEYRLDEADAALAYLDAGDVRGAGVLRVADRSTERRRPSARRAPADRDGG; encoded by the coding sequence ATGCGAGCCTGGGTGGTCCGCGAACCGGGCCCCCTGGCGGAGTCGCCCCTGGACTTCGTCGACACGCCCGTTCCCGAGCCCGGGCCGGGAGAGGTCCTGCTCCGCGTTCTCACGTGCGGGGTCTGCCGCACCGATCTTCACGTCGCCACGGGTGACCTCCCGGTCCGACGACCGCGGGTGGTGCCCGGCCACGAGATCGTCGGAGAGGTCGTGGGTTCGGGACCCGGGTGCGTCCGGTTCCTCACCGGTGACCGGGTGGGCGTCCCCTGGCTGCGGGGCACCTGCGGGAGTTGCGGCGCCTGCCGGTCCGGACGGGAGAACCTGTGCGCGCGGTCCCGCTACACCGGATGGGATGCCGACGGCGGCTACGCGGAGTTCACGACGGTCCCCGAGGCGTTCGCCTACGCCCTTCCCGACGGGATCGACGACCTCTCGGCCGCGCCGCTGCTGTGCGCGGGCATCATCGGTTACCGTGCGCTCAAGCGTGCGGCGCTCCCGCCGGGCGGCAGGCTGGGCGTCTACGGCTTCGGCGGTTCCGCTCATCTCACCGCGCAACTCGCTCTCGCGCAGGGGGCAGAGGTCCACGTGCTCACCCGGGGCGAGGGCGCGCGCCGGTTGGCACTCGAGCTCGGCGCGGCCTCGGCCGGGGACGCCCGCGAGCGTCCCCCGGTCCCGCTCGACGCCGCGATCCTCTTCGCCCCGGCGGGGGAGATCGTGCCGGAGGCCCTGGCGGCACTCGCCCCCGGCGCGACCCTCGCCGTGGCCGGCATCCACCTCTCCGACATCCCCCGGCTCGACTACCAGCGGCACCTGTTCCACGAGCGGACCGTGACCAGTGTGGAGAGCAACACCCGCTCCGACGGCGAGGAGTTCCTCGCCCTGGCCGAGCGCCTCGCCCTCCGCCCCACCACCCACGAGTACCGCCTCGACGAGGCCGACGCCGCCCTGGCCTACCTCGACGCAGGGGACGTCCGCGGCGCCGGCGTCCTCCGCGTGGCCGACCGGTCCACCGAACGACGCCGACCGTCAGCCCGCCGCGCTCCGGCTGACCGCGACGGCGGCTGA